Sequence from the Nasonia vitripennis strain AsymCx chromosome 5, Nvit_psr_1.1, whole genome shotgun sequence genome:
CGGAATTCGGCGCACTCACTTGAACAATATGAATATTTCATCTTTGGTAATGTAACCGTCGCCATTCAGATCGTACACTCTGAAGCAGAATTCCATTTTCTCGCGCAAATTTCCACGCAAGAAAACATCCAGTCCCAGTATCCATGGCTCCAATCTTATCGCGCCTTCGCTGTCCTTGTCCCAGCAAGAGAACATGCGTTCGATCAACGCGTCTTCCGTGAGGATGTCGAAGGTGTTGTGCAACAATTCTCTAAATATGGTTCTGTCGATCCCCTGGAAaacgttttttgttttaataatttattcccGGAAATGTTGTAAGAAACGTTTAAATATTCACTTCGATAGTCTGCAGAGAGGCTGGTCCACCGTTGCTCGTAACAGGACCAGACCTCGATCCTGGACTAGTCGTCAACTTGCTGTATATTTTGCATAAGGCCTCCAGCTCTTGCCTAGAGATCAATAGGAAagcttttcaaaatattttccaaTCTACACTAACTGGCTGAAACAATTGACTTGAAATTACTTGGAGAACTTGGTCTTCTTCTTCATGGACTCGACGACGGCGGCGTGATGGGCAGCCTTGAGAGCATCGGGCATCCTCCTCCTGCGCCTCCTGGCAGCGGAGTCAGCGCGTCTCTGGCCCGTGGCTGCGCCTCCAGGGCCGGCACCGCTCGAGCTCGAGTGTTGTCTGCGCGACGCCACGGACACCTTGCGTCCGCTCGCCAGGAAGATCGAGACGCTTCTCATGACTATCGCTCCAGCGCGTCCTGTGATGGGAATACGCGAGTCGGCGGCTTCGGCCTCGCCGCCGCCACCCCCATCCCCGCCACGAGTGCCGCCCATTCTGCTGCTTTGCTTCTGCCCTGGGGGATTGTTGAAGATTCATTTAGTTCGAGGGAGGGATTCTCAGAGCGAAGAGGTTGCGAGAGACGAGAGGGTGAGTTGGGATTGTTTGCGAATGAGtgtataatttattgttttgtcattttttttttgttgtgatAAGCTTTGCACGATTTTTGATTTAGCATGTCCCACATTATTTCGATTAAGTAGCTTAAAGAAGTAATGCATTCGaagataatttataataattacataatTAAGTGCTGATCGCATTTAATCATGTAAAAACTTCATATCATAGATGGCCTTTGGCtgtctgaatttttcaaacactCTGATACGGCCTCTTggttttttcaataaaactcACGTTTTATTTTGATTGATCGATAtatggtaatttttttttctaactcTCTTTATTACCAGTAGTAGAAATTTATAGCATCACATAAAGTCAACGCGCTTTTATTGTACGCTGCCATGCTTTCACCGTAAAATGGAAAGTGATGTCCCGGCTCTGTTCCTTCTTTCGTGAGAATCGTAAATAACCCTATGAAAATCCAATCCCCCCTCATTTTTGTGTACATCCTTTAAGTCATAAATATCGAAATGACATAATTGCGCACATTTGGCATCGATAATGAGACACGCGATCGTTCTCAACCGAAAATCTAGTCTTCTTTTATTCACTAGTCGACGTTTCTGCTTTTCGAAGCTAACTTGCGTAATTTTGAGAGCACAATTTTTTCAAGACAAAATAGTCTGATTATTATGCAGTGATcaacatatttattaaaaatatcatcgTTTATAATGTTGCATACGAATATCAAGCAATGCTGTTTCGGTTATTTTCCTGTAAGCTATTTCGTTCATGAGATGGCTCGGGAGATAGCATTTACATCGTTGGTGCATGTCGAGCGCTCATCACAACTAAACACAGATTCGTACAACTTTTCTCATCAGATAAC
This genomic interval carries:
- the LOC100679582 gene encoding EF-hand calcium-binding domain-containing protein 1, whose translation is MGGTRGGDGGGGGEAEAADSRIPITGRAGAIVMRSVSIFLASGRKVSVASRRQHSSSSGAGPGGAATGQRRADSAARRRRRRMPDALKAAHHAAVVESMKKKTKFSKQELEALCKIYSKLTTSPGSRSGPVTSNGGPASLQTIEGIDRTIFRELLHNTFDILTEDALIERMFSCWDKDSEGAIRLEPWILGLDVFLRGNLREKMEFCFRVYDLNGDGYITKDEIFILFKNCLMKQPGEEDPEEGVRDLSEMALKKLDVDHDGKVSFFDYEATVQKEPLLLEAFGQVLPTSENAAAFLLTLKPM